The following is a genomic window from Bos taurus isolate L1 Dominette 01449 registration number 42190680 breed Hereford chromosome 11, ARS-UCD2.0, whole genome shotgun sequence.
GGGACGCATTGCTCCACTGCCTGACCTCCTCCCAGGCCCGGGCCCTCGTCTTCGGCAGCGAGATGGCCCCAGGTGAGCCCTAAAGTGGCAAGGGACAGGCAGGGAGTCCCACGGGACTGTCACAAcccacctccagcccctgggGGAGGCtgtgtggctcagaggttaagggCATGAGCCCTAGAGTCAGACGGTGTGGGCTCTTCCCCCACAACGCCCGGGAGCCGGGAAACCCAGGGAGATGGCAGTCCTCTGCCGCAGTCTCCTCACCACAGCACCGTTTTCAGGGAGATGCTTAATAGAGTGAAGCATTAACAAAGCAGCTGATGCTAGGTGAGCCCTCAGACACGATGGTAACCATTCTTGTGACTCACTTGGCTTCatctcaatcagttcagtcactcagtcagtcttgtctgactctttgcgaccccatggactgcagcatgccaggcctccctgtccatcaccaagtcccagagcttactcaaactcatgtccatcgagtcagtgatgccatccaaccatctcatcctctgtcatccccttctcctcccgccttccatctttctcagcatcagggtcttttccagtgagtcagttcttcgcatcaggtagccaaagtattggagcttcagcttcagcttcagtccttccaatgaatattcagtattgatttcctttaggatggactggttggatctccttgcagtccaagggactctcaagaatcttctctaacaccacagttcaaaaacatcagttctttggtgctcagctttctttatagtccagctctcacatccatacatggtctCATCTACCTGCCCTGTAAAATGGGAGCAAGAAGCCTCTCCTTGCTGTGCCTCAGAGCTTATGTTTATTGGCCTCCGCACTGGCACTGACCACGTGCTGAGCTCGGTGCTTCACAGAAGCAGCTCTAATCTTCACAAAGCCTGGTGAAAGCAGAGAGTGTCATCTTGGCTTTACAGAGAACGAGACCGAGGTTCAGAGTGGCGCGAAGcactcacccagagccacacAGCTGTTAAGTGGGTGACAGAACCGAGATTTGACCTTGGGCTTGACCCCAGTGTGCCTATTCTCTCTCCCCACGCTGTTGTAACTAATGGGCTAATGTTGTGGGCTGATGGGCAGAAGAGGTTACGGAGATGCTGAAAcgaggagaggaaggaggcagcagagagagagtgagagggtTGGAAGAAGTTAAGAGAAAGTATGGCTGAGTGGGCCAGGATCGGCCTGTGGTCCGGTCGCTGAGTGTCTGGACATCTGTAGTGCACAGGGGAGCCTGAGAGAAGGCCACCACCCTCTGAAGAGGCTGGAGGGCTGCCAGCCTCTGATCGCCCCCCGACTCCTCCCTCCTAACCAGTCCCCCATAGACTAGCATCATACAGTGGATAGAAGCGTAAACCTTGAGGTGAGGTAGAGCTGGCTTTGAGCCCCAGATCTGGCACATTCTAGCTGTGACTCCCTGCTGTGCTTGGGGCCTCAGTGTTCCCATCTGTAAGATGGGCTGTTACTGGTACCTGTTTCCTGAGTTATGTGAGCAGGAGCCTACATGTAAAGAGCCTGCCACATGATCAGCCAGCAGCTTGCGGGAGCCCTTGCTTCTCTCAGCATCCTCCTTATAACAAGTCCCAAGCGCTTCACCCACCTCTCTGCCACACCCAGCCAGCATCCCCTGACACCATGCTCAGCCCCGACACGAGTAGAGGTCCCCGGAACACAGGGCCGGGGGAGGAAGGAGTGCCCTGGCCTGCCTGTAGATCTGTCTTGTTTCCCCTGCAGCTGTCCTTGAGATCCATGCCAACCTGGACCCCTCGCTCAACTTCTTCTGCTCCGGTCCCTGGGAGCCCAGCACGGTGCCCGCCGGCACGAAGCACCTGGACCCGCTCCTGGAAGATGCCCCCAAGCACCAGCCCAGCCGTCCCAACAAGGGCTTTGTAGGTGAGCCCCTCACCCCCACACAAGGGTTCAAAGATGGCCAAGAGACAGAGCGGGGGCCTCGGGGCCTGGATTCTTCTGTAAACTTGCCACGTGACCTGGAATGAGTCATGTCACATCCCTTTTCCATTCGGGGAAAATGAGCCACAGTCCCCAGCTTTTATTGCGAAGACTGGGTGAGCTGGCGTGTGTGAAAGTGGCAGGCACTTCTTGAACATGCAGTTCTTGAACAGCCTTCACTGATGGCCGATGCATGCAGGAGCACATGAAGCCCAGGAGCCTGCCTTGTCCGAGTGTGGGCTGGGCTCAGGCCCTCGGCGAGCCCCTTTCATAGTCACCCAAGCGCCCGTCCAGGGCAGGCCCCTGTTGTGATCCTCCCCCTGCTCTGGGCTActtgccccctgccccctcctccaggcagccttctGGACCCTCTCGCCTCTCTTCTTCTCCGCTCCACAAGCCTGCCTTGTGGACCTCACTGCTTGGCGCATGGCCTGGGGCCAGGAGGTTCAGAGCCTGGGCCAAGTTCATGTCCCAGCTCTACTGCTTCCCTTGTGTGACCCTGAACACCTGAGctgctctctgagccttggttccCAGAGCCGTGAAATTGGGGATGGCAACTGAACCTACGCTTGAAGGCTGGAAAAGGTCCCATGGAGAGCTGGGGCCATTACCATTTGACCTCTGCCATCTGTGGCTCTTGTGTGCTGGGTGTTTTTGTAAGCTCCTTGAGGTCAGGGCCTCTGGCTGGTTGAGTCTGGTGCCCAGCCTTGGGCTGACATGCCGTGGTCACCCTGTAACACGAGTTATTGCATAACACGTGGTGTCACCCTGTGGCATGCCTGACCTCCTGGAACCTCCAGCCTGGTGGGACTGAGCCTCACACAGAGACCATGACGTGACTGTCCCTGGTCCTCAGATCTCGGGGGATAAAGACAGGGTTGCTGGTGCAGAAGCTGCCTCTGAGCCCCGCTGTCTGCAGCTGATacctcccacatagcaggcatcAGCTCCTCTGAGAAAGCCCTCCCTGGAACTACCTCCCCTTCCTGGAGCCTGGGTCCAGTGCCACCGCCACCTTTGGCAGGCCCTGTGCTTGCAACACGCAGTGCTCGCATTTCCAATAGCCTCATCTTCCTGTCCCACTGGGCGGGCACCTCCCTTCTAGGCAAGGCCTGTGCTCATATTAGTCACTGATGTCACCCTGGCCCTGGCACAGAATGAGGGCTCAGAAGAGTGTGTTGAAGGAGCCAGCGCAAGTATTAGAGCAGGTAGTGATGTCTGGGGAGTAGGTGTGCCGGGAGTGGGTGTTAAGTGATACACACCTACcaatgtctgactctgtgcccagCCTTGCACTGGCCCCTCTCACACCCGCTCCTACCTGTTTTCCTCAGATAAGCTCTTCTACATCTACACGTCAGGCACCACCGGGCTGCCCAAAGCTGCCATCGTGGTGCACAGCAGGTAAGGGGACGGTGCCCTGGTGGGGAGACCTGGGGAGGTGGGGCCTGGGGCTCCTCTCCTGCCTTTCCAAGGGCCCACGGAGCCCTCAGCCCTCTGCCTTCCCAGGTATTACCGGATGGCTGCCCTGGTGTACTACGGCTTCCGCATGCGGCCCGACGACATCGTCTATGACTGCCTCCCCCTCTACCACTCTGCAGGTAGCCTGGGCCCGCCCCCTTGGTACCCAGCCACCCCTGAGCCTTCAGAGCCCTACCCTTCCTGGCAGGCTATATGTTGCAGTAGAAACAGAACAAGCTTTGGAGTcaaatctgggttcaaatccagatGTGGGCATTGACCTTGATGAGAGTGGGCACACCAGCATAATTGGTGGGTGTGGTGGTGCCCCACAGGGCACCTGGGCTGGTCTGACCATTCAGTCCATTTCCATGGGTGTGGACAGCCTGGCTGCTTGGTCTGGGGGCTTTCTAGAAAGACAGATGGACTAAATATAGTTCCTGCCCTTAAAGGTGCTTAGAGTTTAAGTGTGTTGGGGGCAGGCTGAATGATGAGAACCCTACCCTGAACTCTCAGGCAAGAAAGGGCATTGAGTGTGGAGAGGGGCAGGGAGCAAGGAGTTCAACTCAAGGAAGAGCCCaactccaggaaggcttcctggaggaagcacCCCCCAATACAGGCAGATGTGAAGCCAGGCAGGCTAGCTCAGTTCCAGCTGGCTGAATGGCAGTGTTACAGCTTTAGGAAAAGGAGCTTGGGGCCAGCTCCAGAGGCTTCAGGGGACTGAGTAATGTGCACTTGAACCCATAGGCACTGGGGAGCCATGGAAGGTGTCTGACTGGGGAGAGATGTGACCAGTTAGAGTTGGAGGGCAGGACAGGGGAAAGGGAGAGTCTTTGAGGGGATTGGACTATATAAGAGGAGGCTCTGGAGTATACGATATCTCTCCTTTGTCTGACGTACTTCACTCAGTACTGTATAgccccagggaactctgctcagtgttacgtggcagcctggatgggaggggagtctgggggagaatggttacatatatatgtatggctgagtcccttcactcttCACCTGAAACCATAACATTGTtggttaatcagctataccccagtgcaaaataaatagttaaaaaaataaaatgacatctttggtggccaaaataaacaaaaagacgaAACTCTAGAAAGAAAGGGCTTCTGTCCCCCTGACCCCCGGGTCCCCCCTCTGCCTTCAGGAAACATCGTGGGGATAGGGCAGTGCCTGATCCACGGCATGACTGTGGTGATCCGGAAGAAGTTCTCGGCTTCCCGCTTCTGGGACGACTGTATCAAGTACAATTGCACGGTGAGTGAAAAGGGAAATAGTGGAGCATCCCGTGCCCCCCACCAGCTCTATTCAGGGATGCCCGTCTTTGAGCTGAAGGCAGCCAGCCGTTTACTTGGGGCAGCACTCCCATTGctcagatggggagactgaggcccagagagggaagggaTCGCGCAGCTGGCCCCAGGGATAGGAGGGGTGGGGGCTTGGGAGGGCATCGAAGGCAGGGCAGCCTCCAGGGCCCAGACTCACGCCAGGCCCACCCCCAGATCGTGCAGTACATCGGCGAACTGTGCCGCTACCTCCTGAACCAGCCACCCCGGGAGGCGGAGGGCCAGCACCGGGTGCGCATGGCACTCGGCAATGGCCTCCGGCAGTGCATCTGGACCGACTTCTGTAGCCGCTTCCACATCCCCCAGGTGGCCGAGTTCTACGGGGCCACGGAGTGCAACTGCAGCCTGGGCAACTTCGACGGCCAGGTGCGGCCCAGGGTGTGGACCCAGCGGGCCCACGGGAGACACGGAGGTGGAGGGGAGGGCGGGCTTCCGGCATGGAGTGCGGTTGCAGGAGCCAGAGCCCCGCTCGCAGCCCCCCAGGCTGTCCAGTTTGAGGCCCGTAGTGGGAGAGCCCGGGCCCAAGGCTTGGCCTTCGCAGGTGGGGGCCTGTGGCTTCAACAGCCGCATCCTGTCCTTCGTGTACCCCATCCGGCTGGTTCGCGTCAACGAGGACACCATGGAGCTGATCCGGGGCCCTGACGGCCTTTGCATTCCCTGCAAGCCAGGTCTGCCCGAGGGTTGCAACTCGGGGTCAGAGTGGGAGGGGCTGGCTTAGGAAGGTGACAGGGCGGGGATGGCTGGGTGAGTGAGGAGCCCCGTCCTGATCAGCGGCCAGATGTCAGCTCTTCTCTTAGGGCTGCATGGCATTTATTTCttgatccatccatccactcagtCACCATCCCATCCACCCATCAGCCCATTCGTGCATATTGGTGCTGTGGACCCTGGGCCCCGCCCGCCACAGCTCCCCAGCTCTGTGCCTGAGTTCCCTCCTTCAGGTTGTCCTGAGGAGGTGGTGTGGTACAGGATGCAGACCTCTGAACAGAGCGGGACCTGGGGAGTGCTGGCTTTAGTTAGGCCGTCCACGTTGAGCTTGACCACCTTTTCATTTGTTCAGTGACCAAGTGTTACTGAGAAGCTCCCAGCCCTCGGGGCTCCTGGGCTGGGGGAGAAAGGGGGCATTGCTGGGGGTATTTTAGTTTGGAGACCCCAGGGGGACCTGACCACGCCTCCCCTGGCTGCAGGTGAGCCGGGCCAGCTGGTGGGCGTCATCatccaggaagaccccctgcGGCGCTTCGATGGCTACCTGAACCAGGGCACCAACGACAAGAAGATTGCCGGGGATGTCTTCAAGAAGGGGGACCAGGCCTACCTCAGCGGTGGGTGGGCACCCCTCCGGAGGCCTTTGCGGCCCcttggggaggggggaagggatTGCAGGGCCCCACACTCAGACAACACCTCCCCCCAACCAAGCCCctgggcc
Proteins encoded in this region:
- the SLC27A4 gene encoding long-chain fatty acid transport protein 4 — translated: MLLGASLLGVLLFSWLVLKLPWTQVGLSLFFLYLGSGGWRFIRIFIKTVRRDIFGGTVLLRVKAKVRRYLRERRTVPILFAATVQRHPDKTALIFEGTDTHWTFRQLDNYSNSVANFLQAQGLASGDVVALFMENRNEFVGLWLGMAKLGVEAALINTNLRRDALLHCLTSSQARALVFGSEMAPAVLEIHANLDPSLNFFCSGPWEPSTVPAGTKHLDPLLEDAPKHQPSRPNKGFVDKLFYIYTSGTTGLPKAAIVVHSRYYRMAALVYYGFRMRPDDIVYDCLPLYHSAGNIVGIGQCLIHGMTVVIRKKFSASRFWDDCIKYNCTIVQYIGELCRYLLNQPPREAEGQHRVRMALGNGLRQCIWTDFCSRFHIPQVAEFYGATECNCSLGNFDGQVGACGFNSRILSFVYPIRLVRVNEDTMELIRGPDGLCIPCKPGEPGQLVGVIIQEDPLRRFDGYLNQGTNDKKIAGDVFKKGDQAYLSGDVLVMDELGYVYFRDRTGDTFRWKGENVSTTEVEGTLSRLLDMADVAVYGVEVPGTEGRAGMAAVASSSGSCDLEHLAQLLQKELPLYARPIFLRFLPELHKTGTFKLQKTELQKEGFDPTVVKDQLFYLDARKGRYVPLDQEAYTRIQAGQEKL